One region of Streptomyces sp. CG4 genomic DNA includes:
- a CDS encoding zinc-binding dehydrogenase, with product MTLAVRYVSARSLDTAAVIGAPPGPGEVELAPAYVGICGTDLHIFHGDMDARVQTPAVLGHEMSGRVVRVGPGVEGWRAGDAVTVMPLRWDGSCPACRAGHQHVCQHLDFIGIDSPGAMQQRWTVPASTLIRLPDSLALGRAALVEPTAVAVHDVGRAKVAEGEKAVVVGGGPVGVLIALVARAAGAEVRVVEPSAHRRLLAEELGLTVWDPAADDIGALVGEWTRDAGADVAFEVSGAAGGVDTAVDVLGVRGRLCLVAIHPRPREVNLHRFFWRELTLVGARLYDRDDFERAVTLVADGTIPAERLISKVVPLTQAQAAFEALEGGGDVMKILVDCTDNTEGAAA from the coding sequence ATGACTCTTGCTGTGCGTTATGTTTCCGCCCGCTCCCTGGACACCGCTGCGGTGATCGGCGCGCCACCCGGTCCGGGCGAGGTGGAGCTGGCTCCCGCCTACGTCGGTATCTGCGGTACCGATCTGCACATCTTCCACGGCGACATGGACGCCCGGGTCCAGACGCCCGCCGTTCTGGGGCATGAGATGTCCGGCCGGGTCGTGCGCGTCGGGCCGGGCGTGGAGGGCTGGCGGGCCGGTGACGCGGTCACCGTGATGCCGCTGCGCTGGGACGGCAGCTGCCCGGCCTGCCGCGCCGGGCACCAGCACGTCTGCCAGCACCTGGACTTCATCGGCATCGACTCCCCGGGCGCGATGCAGCAGCGCTGGACGGTGCCCGCCTCCACCCTGATCCGGCTGCCGGACTCCCTCGCCCTGGGCCGGGCCGCGCTCGTCGAGCCGACGGCGGTGGCCGTGCACGACGTGGGCCGGGCGAAGGTCGCCGAGGGCGAGAAGGCCGTGGTGGTCGGTGGCGGGCCGGTCGGTGTGCTGATCGCGCTGGTCGCACGGGCCGCGGGTGCCGAGGTGCGGGTGGTGGAGCCGAGCGCCCACCGTCGGCTGCTGGCCGAGGAGTTGGGGCTGACCGTCTGGGACCCGGCCGCGGACGACATCGGTGCCCTGGTCGGCGAGTGGACGCGGGATGCGGGCGCGGATGTCGCCTTCGAGGTGTCCGGCGCGGCGGGCGGCGTGGACACGGCCGTCGACGTGCTGGGCGTACGCGGCCGTCTCTGCCTCGTCGCCATCCACCCCCGCCCCCGTGAGGTGAACCTGCACCGCTTCTTCTGGCGCGAACTCACCCTGGTGGGCGCCCGGTTGTACGACCGTGACGACTTCGAGCGCGCGGTGACCCTGGTCGCGGACGGCACGATCCCGGCCGAGCGCCTCATCAGCAAGGTCGTCCCCCTCACACAGGCGCAGGCCGCGTTCGAGGCCCTGGAGGGCGGCGGCGACGTGATGAAGATCCTCGTGGACTGCACCGACAACACCGAGGGAGCGGCCGCATGA
- a CDS encoding enolase C-terminal domain-like protein, which translates to MSSALSASAASARITALDVLDVRFPTSEHLDGSDAMNPEPDYSAAYVVLRTDAGDGLEGHALAFTTGRGNDVQAAAIAALAPYVVGLSVDDVCADLGAFSRSLVHDPQLRWLGPEKGAIHMATGAVVNAAWDLAAKRAGKPVWRFLGEMSPEDLVAQVDFRWLSDALTPDEALEILRRAEPGREQRIGRLLDQGYPAYTTTPGWLGYSDEKLARLAREAVADGFTQIKLKVGADLEDDIRRMRTARETVGDSIRIAVDANQRWDVQAAIDWMSALAPYQPYWIEEPTSPDDILGHAAVRQAVGPIKVATGEHIANRVVFKQLLQAGAVDIVQIDSARVGGVGENIAILLLAAKFGVPVCPHAGGVGLCEMVQHLSMFDYVAVSGTTEDRVIEYVDHLHEHFVDPVRIVDGHYLAPTLAGLSAQMHPESLKEYAYPDGPVWTARV; encoded by the coding sequence ATGTCATCCGCCCTGTCCGCTTCTGCGGCCTCTGCCCGTATCACCGCCCTGGACGTGCTGGACGTGCGGTTCCCGACGTCCGAGCACCTGGACGGGTCGGACGCGATGAACCCCGAACCCGACTACTCCGCCGCCTACGTCGTGCTGCGCACCGATGCCGGCGACGGCCTGGAGGGCCACGCCCTGGCCTTCACCACCGGCCGCGGCAACGACGTCCAGGCCGCCGCCATCGCCGCCCTCGCCCCGTACGTGGTGGGCCTGTCGGTCGACGACGTCTGTGCCGACCTCGGCGCGTTCTCCCGCTCCCTCGTTCACGACCCGCAACTGCGCTGGCTGGGCCCGGAGAAGGGCGCCATCCACATGGCCACCGGCGCGGTCGTCAACGCCGCCTGGGACCTGGCCGCCAAGCGGGCCGGCAAGCCCGTGTGGCGCTTCCTCGGCGAGATGTCACCCGAGGACCTGGTCGCACAGGTCGACTTCCGCTGGCTGTCCGACGCCCTCACCCCCGATGAGGCATTGGAGATCCTGCGCCGCGCCGAGCCCGGCCGCGAACAGCGCATCGGCCGCCTGCTCGACCAGGGCTACCCCGCCTACACCACCACCCCCGGCTGGCTCGGCTACTCCGACGAGAAGCTGGCCCGCCTGGCCCGCGAGGCCGTCGCCGACGGCTTCACCCAGATCAAGCTGAAGGTCGGCGCGGACCTGGAGGACGACATCCGGCGCATGCGCACCGCGCGCGAGACGGTCGGCGACTCCATCCGCATCGCCGTAGACGCCAACCAGAGATGGGACGTCCAGGCCGCGATCGACTGGATGAGCGCACTGGCCCCCTACCAGCCGTACTGGATCGAGGAGCCCACCTCCCCCGACGACATCCTCGGCCACGCCGCCGTGCGCCAGGCCGTCGGCCCCATCAAGGTCGCCACCGGCGAGCACATCGCCAACCGGGTCGTCTTCAAGCAGCTCCTCCAGGCCGGCGCAGTGGACATCGTGCAGATCGACTCCGCACGGGTCGGCGGCGTGGGCGAGAACATCGCGATCCTGCTGCTCGCCGCGAAGTTCGGCGTGCCCGTCTGCCCGCACGCGGGTGGCGTGGGCCTGTGCGAGATGGTGCAGCACCTGTCGATGTTCGACTACGTCGCGGTCTCCGGCACGACCGAGGACCGCGTCATCGAGTACGTCGACCACCTGCACGAGCACTTCGTCGACCCGGTGCGCATCGTCGACGGCCACTACCTGGCGCCCACACTGGCGGGGCTGAGCGCGCAGATGCACCCCGAGTCCCTCAAGGAGTACGCCTACCCCGACGGCCCCGTCTGGACCGCTCGTGTCTGA
- a CDS encoding amidohydrolase — MSEAQALVDAHHHVWDLDVRPQPWLDEPAHEPIRRSFSSHALRSAATRPIAGRRLTSTVVVQCIASVPETRDLLALADCDPLIGAVVGWADLTSPAIGDVLDDLRTGHGGRYLRALRHVVQGESDPHWLQRPDVERGLAAVGERGLGYDVLIRSHQLPQAIRLAERLPELPLVLDHAGKPPLARQDLTDWTRLVRALARHPQVRCKVSGLITEAEHETWTIDDIRPVWDVLLSAFGPDRLMFGSDWPVCLLAAGWNRWAATVEELLDGCSGTEIHAVLAGTATAFYHPTPAPAKEGTPCS, encoded by the coding sequence GTGTCTGAGGCCCAGGCCCTCGTCGACGCCCACCACCACGTCTGGGACCTGGACGTCCGGCCGCAGCCCTGGCTGGACGAGCCCGCGCACGAGCCGATCCGCCGCAGCTTCAGCTCGCACGCCTTGCGATCGGCCGCGACCCGGCCGATCGCCGGGCGACGACTGACGAGCACGGTGGTCGTCCAGTGCATCGCGTCCGTGCCCGAGACCCGCGACCTCCTCGCCCTGGCCGACTGCGACCCGCTGATCGGTGCCGTGGTCGGCTGGGCGGACCTGACGTCCCCCGCGATCGGCGACGTACTCGACGACCTGCGGACCGGGCACGGGGGCCGGTACCTGCGGGCCCTGCGCCACGTCGTGCAGGGCGAGTCCGATCCGCACTGGCTCCAACGACCCGACGTGGAACGGGGGTTGGCAGCGGTCGGCGAGCGCGGGCTCGGATACGACGTGCTGATCCGCAGCCACCAGCTCCCGCAGGCGATCCGTCTCGCGGAACGCCTCCCCGAGCTGCCGCTCGTCCTGGACCACGCCGGCAAGCCGCCGCTCGCCCGGCAGGATCTCACCGACTGGACCCGGCTGGTGCGCGCACTGGCCAGGCATCCCCAGGTCCGCTGCAAGGTGTCGGGCCTGATCACGGAGGCCGAACACGAGACGTGGACCATCGACGACATCCGCCCCGTGTGGGACGTCCTGCTCTCCGCCTTCGGTCCCGACCGGCTGATGTTCGGCTCCGACTGGCCGGTCTGCCTCCTCGCCGCCGGATGGAACCGCTGGGCCGCCACCGTCGAGGAACTCCTGGACGGCTGCTCCGGCACCGAGATCCACGCGGTGCTCGCCGGCACCGCGACCGCCTTCTACCACCCGACCCCCGCCCCCGCGAAGGAGGGCACACCGTGCTCCTGA
- a CDS encoding sugar ABC transporter substrate-binding protein: protein MRVRTALCSAVSVLSALTLLSACSSGSGTGSGGAPLVGVDYPRSDTDFWNSYIKYTPQYGKQLGLDLKTTNSQNDVAKLTANAQTFISQGVKGLAMAPQDTAAIAPTLAQLEAKKIPVVTVDTRPDTGKVYMVVRADNRAYGEKACQYLGTKLGGKGKVVMLQGDLSSINGRDRTEAFNDCMKKNYPDIKVFGEATNWDGAVAAQKLQTDLTADPDIKGVYMEASFALSGTLQVLKQKGLLVGPKDRKHVFVVSNDGIPEELKSIAEGKIDATVSQPADLYAKYALYYVKAAIDGKTFKPGKTDHDSTIIQVRDGVLEDQLSAPLVTADGASYGGVPSVKSDDKALWGNNLG from the coding sequence ATGAGAGTCAGAACCGCCCTCTGTTCAGCCGTCTCCGTCCTGTCCGCCCTGACGTTGCTCAGCGCCTGCAGCAGCGGCTCCGGCACCGGGTCCGGCGGCGCGCCGCTCGTCGGCGTCGACTACCCGCGTTCCGACACCGACTTCTGGAACTCCTACATCAAGTACACGCCCCAGTACGGCAAGCAGCTGGGCCTGGACCTGAAGACGACCAACTCGCAGAACGACGTCGCCAAACTCACCGCCAACGCACAGACGTTCATCAGTCAGGGCGTCAAGGGTCTCGCGATGGCCCCGCAGGACACCGCCGCCATCGCTCCGACCCTCGCGCAGCTGGAGGCGAAGAAGATCCCCGTCGTCACCGTCGACACCCGCCCCGACACCGGCAAGGTCTACATGGTCGTACGCGCCGACAACCGCGCCTATGGCGAGAAGGCCTGCCAATACCTCGGCACAAAGCTCGGTGGCAAGGGCAAGGTCGTCATGCTCCAGGGCGACCTCTCCTCCATCAACGGCCGCGACCGCACCGAGGCGTTCAACGACTGCATGAAGAAGAACTACCCGGACATCAAGGTGTTCGGCGAGGCCACCAACTGGGACGGCGCGGTCGCCGCCCAGAAACTGCAGACCGACCTGACGGCCGACCCGGACATCAAGGGCGTCTACATGGAGGCCAGCTTCGCGCTGTCCGGCACGCTCCAAGTCCTCAAGCAGAAGGGCCTGTTGGTGGGTCCGAAGGACAGGAAGCACGTGTTCGTCGTGTCCAACGACGGCATCCCCGAGGAACTCAAGTCCATCGCCGAGGGCAAGATCGACGCCACGGTCTCGCAGCCGGCCGACCTCTACGCCAAGTACGCCCTGTACTACGTCAAGGCCGCGATCGACGGGAAGACGTTCAAGCCCGGCAAGACCGACCACGACAGCACCATCATCCAGGTCCGCGACGGCGTGCTGGAGGACCAGCTCTCCGCCCCGCTCGTCACCGCCGACGGCGCCAGCTACGGCGGCGTCCCCAGCGTCAAGAGCGACGACAAGGCGCTGTGGGGCAACAACCTCGGCTGA
- a CDS encoding RbsD/FucU domain-containing protein — translation MLLTELLHPGILESLAGAGHGSRVLLADGHYPASTATGERARTVHLNLAPGLLDVTTVLDVLLRALPVEAAHVMVPPAGEPEPPAIAEYRAMLAPLPVDTLGRFEFYDAARSPDLALAIVTADTCTYANLLLTIGVRAEGTLGSR, via the coding sequence GTGCTCCTGACGGAACTGCTGCACCCTGGGATCCTCGAATCCCTGGCCGGAGCCGGGCACGGATCGCGTGTCCTGCTCGCGGACGGCCATTACCCCGCGAGCACCGCCACCGGCGAGCGTGCCCGGACCGTCCACCTCAACCTGGCCCCCGGCCTGCTCGACGTCACCACCGTGCTCGACGTCCTGCTGCGCGCCCTGCCCGTCGAGGCGGCCCACGTCATGGTGCCGCCCGCGGGCGAACCGGAACCGCCCGCCATCGCCGAGTACCGCGCGATGCTGGCGCCCCTCCCGGTCGACACGCTCGGCCGCTTCGAGTTCTACGACGCCGCCCGCTCGCCCGACCTGGCGCTGGCGATCGTCACCGCCGACACCTGTACCTACGCCAACCTGCTGCTGACCATCGGCGTCCGCGCTGAAGGGACCCTGGGATCACGATGA
- a CDS encoding SDR family NAD(P)-dependent oxidoreductase → MTAFDLTGRLAVVTGARRGIGRAMARALAEAGADVIGVSAALEESGSAVEKDVHAAGRSFEAIRTDFADPAAVRALGADLAGRERPVDILVNNAGTIRRAPAAEHADVDWELVLQVNLNAQFALTQAVGASMVARGEGKVIFTASLLSFQGGITVPGYTAAKHGIAGLTKALANEWAPHGVNVNALAPGYIATDNTQALQDDPVRSRAILDRIPAGRWGDADDLAGATVFLASDAAAYLHGVVLPVDGGWLGR, encoded by the coding sequence ATGACCGCCTTCGACCTCACCGGGAGGCTCGCTGTCGTCACCGGGGCCCGGCGCGGTATCGGCCGGGCCATGGCCCGCGCGCTGGCCGAGGCCGGTGCGGACGTCATCGGGGTGAGCGCCGCGCTGGAGGAGTCCGGCAGCGCGGTGGAGAAGGACGTGCACGCCGCGGGCCGTTCCTTCGAGGCGATCCGCACCGACTTCGCCGACCCCGCCGCCGTACGAGCCCTGGGCGCGGACCTCGCCGGACGCGAGCGCCCGGTGGACATCCTGGTCAACAACGCGGGCACGATCCGTCGCGCTCCGGCCGCTGAACATGCCGACGTTGACTGGGAGTTGGTGCTCCAGGTCAACCTCAACGCACAGTTCGCGCTGACCCAGGCGGTCGGCGCCTCGATGGTGGCACGTGGCGAAGGAAAGGTCATCTTCACGGCGTCGCTGCTCAGCTTCCAGGGCGGCATCACCGTGCCCGGTTACACCGCCGCCAAGCACGGCATCGCCGGTCTGACCAAGGCGCTGGCCAACGAGTGGGCTCCGCACGGGGTGAACGTCAACGCCCTCGCGCCCGGCTACATCGCCACCGACAACACCCAGGCCCTGCAGGACGACCCGGTGCGCAGCAGGGCGATCCTGGACCGGATCCCGGCCGGCCGCTGGGGCGACGCCGACGACCTGGCGGGCGCCACGGTGTTCCTCGCCTCGGACGCCGCCGCCTACCTCCACGGCGTCGTCCTGCCCGTCGACGGCGGATGGCTCGGCCGATGA
- a CDS encoding ABC transporter permease, which produces MPETVLADAAAKAVEPKPRRTVLLGGRIPLARLRDLALVPAIVVIAIVGQIVNPVFLQADNLLNVLQTMSEMALLVLAQTMILIVKKMDLSLESTMGLAPGVAAWLVVPAGAGHGLGLLPGAWSIPVTLAVGALVGVINALLIIRFGLNGFIVTLGMLIVLRGVLTGISGGQTFFQLPQSMLYLGTAEWFGMPASIWVCLVLFAVAIVVLGWTSFGRSLYAIGGNVDAAKAAGIRTDRVLWIVIVTGSVLAALAGLMLSGRLASVASAQGNGYIFTVFAAAVIGGISLNGGKGTMFGAFSGILLLFMIQNVLTLAGVPAQWIGALNGLIILVALTISRITGGKVQE; this is translated from the coding sequence ATGCCTGAAACCGTCCTCGCAGACGCAGCCGCCAAGGCCGTGGAACCCAAGCCCAGGCGGACCGTGCTGCTCGGCGGCCGGATTCCCCTGGCCCGGCTGCGCGACCTCGCGCTCGTCCCGGCCATCGTGGTCATCGCGATCGTCGGCCAGATCGTCAACCCGGTCTTCCTGCAGGCCGACAACCTCCTCAACGTCCTGCAGACCATGTCCGAGATGGCCCTGCTGGTCCTCGCCCAGACGATGATCCTGATCGTCAAGAAGATGGACCTGTCGCTCGAGTCCACCATGGGCCTCGCGCCCGGCGTCGCGGCCTGGCTGGTCGTGCCGGCCGGCGCGGGCCACGGACTCGGACTGCTCCCCGGCGCGTGGTCCATTCCCGTCACCCTGGCCGTGGGCGCGCTCGTCGGCGTGATCAACGCCCTGCTGATCATCCGCTTCGGCCTCAACGGCTTCATCGTCACCCTCGGCATGCTGATCGTCCTGCGCGGCGTCCTCACCGGCATCTCCGGCGGCCAGACCTTCTTCCAGCTGCCGCAGTCGATGCTCTACCTGGGCACCGCCGAATGGTTCGGGATGCCCGCGTCCATCTGGGTCTGCCTGGTGCTGTTCGCCGTCGCCATCGTGGTGCTCGGCTGGACCAGCTTCGGCCGCTCGCTGTATGCCATCGGCGGCAACGTCGACGCGGCGAAGGCAGCCGGCATCCGCACCGACCGGGTGCTGTGGATCGTCATCGTCACCGGCAGCGTCCTCGCCGCCCTCGCCGGACTGATGCTCTCCGGACGCCTCGCCTCGGTTGCCTCGGCGCAGGGCAACGGCTACATCTTCACCGTCTTCGCCGCCGCCGTCATCGGCGGGATCAGCCTGAACGGCGGCAAGGGCACCATGTTCGGGGCGTTCAGCGGAATCCTGCTGCTCTTCATGATCCAGAACGTGCTCACGCTGGCCGGTGTCCCCGCCCAGTGGATCGGCGCCCTCAACGGCCTGATCATCCTGGTCGCCCTGACCATCTCGCGCATCACCGGCGGCAAGGTCCAGGAGTGA
- a CDS encoding sugar ABC transporter ATP-binding protein: MSDRERAVAPAPAPADGGRPPSDPPVVEAAGIVKRFGPTVALNGARITIRPGETHALVGRNGAGKSTLVSVLTGLQAPDEGTVTFGGEPAPRPSDRDAWRQRVACVYQKSTIIPTLTVAENLFLNRHDHGQSRLISWQATRRRAQDLLSTWSVDVDPRTPASDLGVEQRQFVEIARALSFGARFIILDEPTAQLDGAAINRLFDRIRDLQRQGVTFLFISHHLQEIYEICDMVTVFRDARHIVTAPVADLPRADLVAAMTGEAATDRREERTRVLAPGATAALSVRALRGDGYDDVGFEIAAGEIVGLAGAAGSGRTEVAETVVGLRAAAAGEVEIAGRRPRPGSVPAALAAGAGFVPQDRHHQGFVPDMSIADNATLSVPRRIGQGGFLSRSRRDRLAEGMIENLAIKTPGPELPVSALSGGNQQKVVMARALADAPRLLVLINPTAGVDVRSKEFLLGKVEETAATGTGVLIASDELDDLRMCDRVLVMFQGRVTSEIARGWHDHDLVAAMEGVDLNA, from the coding sequence ATGAGCGACAGAGAGCGAGCAGTCGCCCCCGCGCCCGCCCCGGCGGACGGCGGGCGGCCCCCCTCGGACCCGCCCGTGGTCGAGGCGGCGGGCATAGTCAAACGATTCGGTCCGACGGTGGCCCTGAACGGCGCCCGGATCACCATCCGGCCCGGCGAGACCCACGCGCTGGTCGGCCGCAATGGAGCCGGGAAGTCGACCCTGGTGTCGGTCCTCACCGGCCTTCAGGCCCCCGACGAGGGTACGGTGACCTTCGGCGGCGAGCCGGCTCCCCGGCCCAGCGACCGTGACGCCTGGCGGCAACGCGTGGCCTGCGTCTACCAGAAGTCGACGATCATCCCCACACTGACCGTCGCCGAGAACCTCTTCCTGAACCGGCACGACCACGGACAGAGCCGGCTCATCAGCTGGCAGGCCACCCGTCGCCGCGCACAGGACCTGCTGTCGACCTGGTCGGTGGACGTCGACCCGCGGACCCCGGCCAGTGATCTGGGCGTCGAGCAGCGGCAGTTCGTCGAGATCGCTCGCGCGCTGTCTTTCGGGGCCCGGTTCATCATCCTCGACGAGCCGACCGCCCAACTCGACGGGGCGGCCATCAACCGCCTCTTCGACCGCATCCGCGACCTGCAACGCCAGGGCGTGACCTTTCTGTTCATCAGCCACCACCTCCAGGAGATCTACGAGATCTGCGACATGGTGACGGTGTTCCGCGACGCCCGGCACATCGTGACCGCACCGGTCGCGGACCTTCCCCGCGCCGACCTCGTCGCCGCCATGACCGGCGAGGCGGCGACCGACCGGCGCGAGGAACGCACGAGAGTCCTCGCCCCCGGTGCCACGGCCGCACTGAGCGTTCGCGCTCTGCGGGGCGACGGATACGACGACGTCGGCTTCGAGATCGCGGCCGGCGAGATCGTCGGCCTCGCGGGGGCTGCCGGCAGCGGTCGTACCGAGGTCGCCGAGACCGTCGTAGGACTTCGGGCGGCAGCGGCGGGCGAGGTGGAGATCGCCGGGAGGCGGCCCCGGCCGGGCAGCGTGCCCGCCGCGCTCGCCGCCGGTGCCGGGTTCGTCCCCCAGGACCGGCACCACCAGGGCTTCGTTCCCGACATGTCGATCGCGGACAACGCCACCCTGTCCGTTCCCCGCAGGATCGGCCAGGGCGGGTTCCTCAGCCGCAGCCGCCGGGACCGGCTCGCCGAGGGCATGATCGAGAACCTCGCGATCAAGACTCCCGGTCCCGAACTGCCGGTCTCGGCACTGTCCGGAGGCAACCAGCAGAAGGTCGTCATGGCCCGCGCCCTCGCCGACGCCCCCCGGCTGCTGGTCCTGATCAACCCGACCGCGGGCGTGGACGTGCGCTCCAAGGAGTTCCTCCTCGGCAAGGTCGAGGAGACCGCGGCCACCGGCACCGGAGTGCTCATCGCCTCCGACGAACTCGACGACCTGCGCATGTGCGACCGGGTCCTGGTGATGTTCCAGGGCCGTGTGACTTCGGAGATCGCCCGCGGCTGGCACGACCACGACCTCGTGGCCGCGATGGAAGGAGTGGACCTCAATGCCTGA
- a CDS encoding alpha-L-fucosidase, which translates to MSSSINRRHFLAGATCVAAAAVAGGVFDAGTARAAPSTYTPDWNSVDQHPPAPEWFQDAKFGIYFHWGVFSVPAYDNEWYPRTMYQAGSNANQHHIATYGQPSAWPYHNFINGAQDLAGNFVKFAPKLKSAGGKFDPDEWVQLFVDAGARFAGPVAEHHDGFSMWDSQVNEWNSVKKGPGLDLLRLFSTAIRAKGLKLLVAMHHAYHFNGFYEFVPAQTDPSLKKLYGQLGSAAENQLWFDKLKEVIDRTQPDILWQDFKMDAVDETQRLNFLSYYYNQAGSWGKEVVATYKDGMNAKGEVFDYERGGPADITTPYWLTDDSISSSSWCYTQGIGYYTVQQMLHSFIDRVSKNGNMLLNIAPMADGTIPQAQKDILLGIGDHLKRFGESLYSTRAWTAYGEGPTKMGGGAFTTPHAGTPQDIRFTRNKANTVLYATVLGWPGSSLTIKTLGSDRITLSSLTSVKLLGTTAGTYIDLPTPAQSSSGLTVTLPSSAPYSAGAYVLKLAFSGTIPGLRPLAGTLASTDVNYGGNSAVLAVGDYTTADLTSAGLGAGSISSLRPAPGYQVTGYSGDNFTGTSWTFTAENPDLRVTGNNDQIASLRVQFNPAAYFRLTNATDGLALDSGGGVASGSDLKQWTWNGSSNLQWQAEAVGDGFYRLVNRTNGMVADGWGATDNGSPARQAPWNGGTNQQWKITSRGGDAYSIANRTTGLVLDGGGNVDSGSVTKQWAYGSSTNLLWSFTAV; encoded by the coding sequence ATGTCGAGTTCGATCAACAGACGCCACTTCCTGGCCGGTGCCACCTGCGTCGCCGCGGCGGCCGTTGCCGGAGGTGTGTTCGACGCCGGTACCGCCCGGGCGGCACCCAGCACGTATACGCCCGACTGGAACTCTGTCGACCAGCACCCGCCGGCCCCGGAGTGGTTCCAGGACGCCAAGTTCGGCATCTACTTCCACTGGGGCGTCTTCAGCGTCCCCGCCTACGACAACGAGTGGTACCCGCGCACCATGTACCAGGCGGGCAGCAACGCCAACCAGCACCACATCGCGACCTACGGCCAGCCATCGGCATGGCCGTACCACAACTTCATCAACGGGGCGCAGGACCTGGCGGGCAACTTCGTGAAGTTCGCGCCGAAACTGAAGTCGGCGGGCGGGAAGTTCGACCCCGACGAGTGGGTGCAGCTGTTCGTCGACGCCGGCGCCAGGTTCGCCGGCCCGGTCGCCGAGCACCATGACGGCTTCTCCATGTGGGACAGCCAGGTCAACGAGTGGAACTCGGTGAAGAAGGGCCCGGGGCTCGACCTGCTGCGGCTCTTCTCCACGGCCATCCGCGCCAAGGGCCTCAAGCTGCTGGTGGCCATGCACCACGCGTACCACTTCAACGGCTTCTACGAGTTCGTCCCCGCCCAGACGGACCCCAGCCTCAAGAAGCTCTACGGGCAGCTGGGCTCGGCCGCGGAGAACCAGCTCTGGTTCGACAAGCTCAAGGAGGTCATCGACCGTACCCAGCCCGACATCCTGTGGCAGGACTTCAAGATGGACGCCGTGGACGAGACACAGCGCCTGAACTTCCTGTCGTACTACTACAACCAGGCGGGCAGCTGGGGCAAAGAGGTCGTCGCCACCTACAAGGACGGCATGAACGCCAAGGGCGAGGTCTTCGACTACGAACGTGGCGGCCCGGCCGACATCACCACCCCGTACTGGCTGACCGACGACAGCATCTCCAGCTCCAGCTGGTGCTACACCCAGGGCATCGGCTACTACACCGTCCAGCAGATGCTGCACTCGTTCATCGACCGGGTCAGCAAGAACGGCAACATGCTGCTGAACATCGCGCCGATGGCCGACGGCACCATCCCCCAGGCGCAGAAGGACATCCTGCTCGGTATCGGGGACCACCTGAAGCGCTTCGGCGAGTCGCTGTACTCGACGCGCGCCTGGACGGCGTACGGCGAGGGCCCGACGAAGATGGGCGGCGGTGCGTTCACCACCCCACACGCCGGCACGCCCCAGGACATCCGCTTCACCCGCAACAAGGCGAACACCGTCCTGTACGCCACCGTCCTGGGCTGGCCCGGCAGTTCACTGACGATCAAGACCCTCGGCTCGGACCGGATCACCCTCTCGTCGCTGACCTCGGTGAAGCTCCTCGGCACCACCGCCGGCACCTACATCGACCTGCCCACGCCGGCCCAGAGCTCCTCCGGCCTCACGGTCACCCTGCCGTCCTCGGCCCCGTACAGCGCGGGCGCCTACGTCCTGAAGCTCGCCTTCTCCGGCACCATCCCGGGCCTGCGGCCGCTCGCCGGCACCCTCGCCTCCACGGACGTCAACTACGGCGGCAACTCGGCCGTACTCGCCGTCGGTGACTACACCACGGCCGACCTCACCTCGGCCGGGCTGGGCGCGGGCAGCATCTCCTCCCTCCGGCCGGCCCCCGGCTACCAGGTGACCGGCTACTCCGGGGACAACTTCACCGGCACCTCCTGGACGTTCACCGCCGAGAACCCCGACCTGCGGGTCACCGGCAACAACGACCAGATCGCCTCGCTGAGGGTCCAGTTCAACCCGGCGGCGTACTTCCGGCTCACCAACGCCACCGACGGACTCGCCCTGGACAGCGGCGGCGGCGTGGCCTCCGGGTCCGACCTCAAGCAGTGGACGTGGAACGGCAGCTCCAACCTGCAGTGGCAGGCGGAGGCGGTCGGCGACGGCTTCTACCGGCTGGTCAACCGGACGAACGGCATGGTCGCCGACGGCTGGGGCGCCACCGACAACGGCTCTCCGGCCCGACAGGCTCCCTGGAACGGCGGTACCAACCAGCAGTGGAAGATCACTTCCCGGGGCGGCGACGCCTACTCGATCGCCAACCGCACCACCGGCCTGGTCCTCGACGGCGGTGGCAACGTCGACTCGGGCTCCGTCACCAAGCAGTGGGCGTACGGCAGCAGCACCAACCTGCTGTGGTCCTTCACGGCCGTCTGA